In the Treponema maltophilum ATCC 51939 genome, GACTTTTTTCTTTCCGAGCGAGCGGGAAACGTCTTTGCGCGCAACGGTTACTTTCCGTCAACGAACGCGCAAGTGGACAATCAACTGGACAAAGACAAAAAATTCCTGTGGCTGGGCTGGGACTTTATTTACAAAAACGACATCGGAAGTCTTTTACAAAAGCTCCGGCACGATTTTGAAGCCGCATCGATATAAGGGAAAATCGGAGATAAAATCACTATGAACCTTGTTATAGTATCGGGGCCGCCGTCTTCGGGCAAAACGAGCGTTATCCTGAAAACTGCCGAAGCGCTCAAAGAACAAAACATTCGCCCCGGCGTCGTAAAATTCGACTGTTTGTATACGGACGACGATGTACTGTACAAAAAAGCCGGCATTCCCGTACAAAAAGGGATTTCCGGTTCGCTGTGCCCCGATCATTTTTTCGTATCGAATATTGAAGAAACGGTGCAGTGGGGCGCGGGTGAAAATCTGGATTTATTGATAACCGAATCGGCCGGCTTATGCAACCGCTGTTCGCCGTACATAAAAGATATTTTAGGCATTTGCGTTATAGACAATCTTTCGGGAATCAATACGCCGAAAAAAATCGGCCCGCTTTTAAAAGCCGCCGATATAGTCGTTATTACCAAAGGCGATATCGTATCGCAAGCCGAACGCGAAGTGTTCGCCGCAAAGGTAAACACGGTAAATCCGCGCGCGATTATCATGCACGTCAACGGCCTGACCGGACAGGGCGCATTCGAGCTGAGCACACTTTTATTGCGCAAAGAGCGCGACATAAAATCGGTGCAGGGCATGGAGCTGCGCTTTCCGATGCCGTCGGCGCTGTGTTCGTACTGTTTGGGCGAAACGCGCATCGGCGACAACTTTCAGCTGGGCAATATACGCAAAATGAAAATTACGGGAAACAATAATGAATGAAAATACGCAAAACGGCTTTGAATTAAAAAATGCCGACGAAGAAAGCCGCGCGCTTTCCCAAAAAACAATAGCCGCTCTTTTGGCCGAATATCCGTTCGTCGAGGACTTTTTTGTCCAAAACCGGCTGAACGAATTGGGAATCTTTGAGCATAAAAATCTGACCTTTGCCGATTTTTTGGCTTCGGTTTCCGAAGAAAGATCCGAAGAAGAAGCCCTGCACAAGCAGGAACTCTACGATTCGTTTTTCGACTTTATCATTCAGATGAAGAATTTTTTGAATCCGGACGATTCCCAAGGCGTGCGCAGTATGACCATTTTGCCCGGCACCGATAAATCCGGCGCAAACGAAAACTTTACGAAAATCGAGCTGTACACGTCGCAGATAATTTCGATTGTCGGCCCGACCGGTTCGGGAAAGTCGCGCCTTTTGGCCGATATCGAATGGGCTGCGCAAAAAGACACGCCGACAAACAGAACCGTATTGATAAACGGCAAACTGCCGGATAAATCGATCCGCTTTTCGGCAAACAACAAGCTGGTTGCGCAGCTTTCGCAAAACATGAATTTTATTATGGATTTGTCGGTCGAAGAATTTCTGCGCCTGCACGCCGAAAGCCGCTTAATCCAAAACAAGGACGATGCCGTGCGTAATATTATCGATGCGGCGAATAAGCTTGCCGGAGAACGTTTTAACCCGCACACGGCGGTTACCGCTTTGAGCGGGGGGCAGTCGCGCGCGCTTATGATTGCCGACACGGCGATTTTAAGTTCTTCGCCGATAGTCCTTATCGACGAAATAGAAAACGCCGGCATCGACCGCAGAAAGGCGCTGGAACTTTTGGTTTCGAAAGAAAAAATCGTCCTTATGGCAACCCACGATCCGGCGCTCGCGCTTTATGCCGACCGGCGCATTGTCATAAAAAACGGCGGCATCAGCGCCGTCATCGAAACATCCGCGCAGGAAAAAGAAATCCTGAAAGAACTCGAACAAACCGACGAAAAAATCCAAGCCATGCGCACCAAACTGCGCTCGGGAGAACGGTTAACGGAGTTTTGAAAGCGCCCGCCTTCTTTCACCGGCTTTTATTTCCACGGGAAGATAAAGCTTTTGAAGTCGCGGGGACCTAAGGTTTCTTTGTCTTCGGCAAGAAGCTCGTCCCAAGGGATGCGGCGGCGGGCATCTTTGCGGGAAAGGCCGCTTTGGGTTTCGAGCCAATCGTATTTGTACATTCTAAGGCGCAGCGCATTGTTGTACGCCAAAATGACTCCCGAAACGCCGGGCGCAATAAAACCCAAAAAGGCCGACAGGGCAAAAATCGCGCATGCATAGACGAACATAAAAATCGAAAATCCCGTGTTATCGAAAAAAAGGATAAAACATTTTTTTATATTTTTTCGGATGCCGCCTCCGAAGTACGAATACAGGGGCATAAACCACTGCAGCGACAAAACGGCAATGACAAGCACCCAAAAAATCACGGAGCCTAAAAGAAGACCGATAAGGTTTCCCATGCTGAAATAAAACGGAAGCGCTACGGCCGCCATAAACACAAGAACGGCAATAAGCAAGCCGAAGGCGGCGGCGCTTTTCCATACGCTCAAAAAGGCCGCAAACGTTTCTTTTACGGTAACCGATTTAAAATCGGCCAATTGTTTTGACGCGCCGCTGACGGCAAAAAGCGGTACGCACAGCGCGCAAACGAATACGAGCGCACAGCACAGCGAAAGCGGCACCGAAATACCGGCAAGGGACGACACGGCAAAAAACGCAAGCGCGCACAAGCCGAGTATAATCAAGTTGAACAAGGCTAAAAACAAAAGATTGTCCCAGCCGTCGCAAAAATTCTTTTTAAGGAAAAACCAAATCATGGTATTAATGTACGAAAATATTACCCGCTAGTCAATGCGGAACACGGATGATATACTGCTTGCGTGGACAAAGATGTAAACAACGTATCGTCGCTTTTATCGAAAATTTCGAACGATATTTCCGTTTATTTAAACGGAAAATTGGTCGAGCAGGGTTTTTCCGGCATCGGTTCATCGCACGGATTTATTTTATACCGGCTTGCGCAAAACGGCCGGATGACAATGGGCGAAATCGCCCGCTGCATTCATAAAGACAAATCGACTACAACTTTTCTTATAAAAAAACTCGAAAAGGAAGGCTACATACAAAGACAGCGCAGCGAAAACGACAGCCGCATAACCTTTATTTTTTTAACCGAAAAAGGCGAAGCATACACCGATGCGACCGAAGCGATTTCGCACTCGCTTATAGATACCTGTTATACGGGTTTTTCCGATGCCGAAAAACAAACGCTTTTTTCTCTTTTGCGCCGCGTCGAAAAAAATTTTGCCGGCTGAAAATCGCCGCTCAGTCGCCGAAACAGGTACCGGCATCTTTGCCGCACAAAAGCACGCTGTCGTCCATCGGAACGGCTTTTATTTTGCCGGCTACTTTTTTAAGGGGAACCGAAGAGAGTTTACCGTTTACGATAGCGGCCATACGGCCGAATTCGCCCCGCGCAAGCATGTACGCGGCTTGTACGCCGAATTGCGTCGCCAAAAGCCTGTCGTATGCAGACGGCGTGCCGCCGCGTTGCACATAGCCTAAAACGGTTACGCGCGATTCCAAGCCGGTCGCGTCTTCCAGTTCGTCGGCAACGCGGTACGCTATCGAGCGGGGCATCGTTTTGCGGTTTTGTTTAAAATCTTTTTTGTTCATGTCGTCTTCGGTTTTAGACAGGGCGCCCTCGGCGACAACCACAATCGAAAAATTCTTACCCGCTTCCTTGCGCTTTTGCAAGTGTTTGGCTATCGTTTGTATTTTGTACGGAATTTCGGGAATAAGGATAACATCACCGCCGCCGGCAACGCCCGCATATAAAGCCAACCAGCCTGCTTTGTGCCCCATAACTTCGATAATCATAATGCGGTTGTGACTGTGCGCCGTCGAATGCAGCCGGTCGATGGCTTCGGTCGCTACCGAAACGGCGGTGTGAAAACCGAAGGTAATGTCCGTTCCGACCAAATCGTTATCGATTGTTTTGGGCAAGCCGATAACGTTCAGCCCTTCTTCATACAATAAAGCACCCGTCGTATTGGTACCGTTGCCGCCGATAACGACGAGGGCGTCCAAACCGAGCGTTTTGTACGTGCGTTTTATGCTTTCGACGGCGGTAAGGCCGGTTGCGGGGTCCCGCTCGGCATTTTTAAAAGGCTTTTCGCGCGAAGTGCCCAAAATAGTTCCGCCGCGCGTCAAAATACCCGAAACATCGTCGGGCCCCAGTTCGAAGCAGTCGCCCTGCATAAGACCGCGGTAACCGTTTTTTATGCCGATTACCCGCATGCCGTATTTTTCTATTGCGGTGCGGGCAACGCCCCGTATCGCGGCATTCAAGCCGGGAGCGTCCCCGCCGGACGTTAAAATGCCGAATGTTTTTACCGCAGCTTTTTTCATACGGTAAAGTATATAGCGCAAGCCCCTTTCACGCAAGCGCATTTTATGATAAGATGGCGTATGCGCCGCATATTCGTACGATTTTTTTTCTGCATTTTGTTGAGTTCCGCTCTCCCTTTTTTTGCACAAGAACTTTATTCCGAGCAAACAAATATACCTCCCGCCGCCAAAAGAATTCCGCCTTACAACGAAAGTCTTATCGGCACCAAAAACGGATTGTTCGCCGTTTCCGCCCTTGCCGTCGTCCCCCTGTGGACGGAAGGTTCCGTCGACAAAATTCTGTA is a window encoding:
- a CDS encoding 6-phosphofructokinase — translated: MKKAAVKTFGILTSGGDAPGLNAAIRGVARTAIEKYGMRVIGIKNGYRGLMQGDCFELGPDDVSGILTRGGTILGTSREKPFKNAERDPATGLTAVESIKRTYKTLGLDALVVIGGNGTNTTGALLYEEGLNVIGLPKTIDNDLVGTDITFGFHTAVSVATEAIDRLHSTAHSHNRIMIIEVMGHKAGWLALYAGVAGGGDVILIPEIPYKIQTIAKHLQKRKEAGKNFSIVVVAEGALSKTEDDMNKKDFKQNRKTMPRSIAYRVADELEDATGLESRVTVLGYVQRGGTPSAYDRLLATQFGVQAAYMLARGEFGRMAAIVNGKLSSVPLKKVAGKIKAVPMDDSVLLCGKDAGTCFGD
- a CDS encoding GTP-binding protein; the encoded protein is MNLVIVSGPPSSGKTSVILKTAEALKEQNIRPGVVKFDCLYTDDDVLYKKAGIPVQKGISGSLCPDHFFVSNIEETVQWGAGENLDLLITESAGLCNRCSPYIKDILGICVIDNLSGINTPKKIGPLLKAADIVVITKGDIVSQAEREVFAAKVNTVNPRAIIMHVNGLTGQGAFELSTLLLRKERDIKSVQGMELRFPMPSALCSYCLGETRIGDNFQLGNIRKMKITGNNNE
- a CDS encoding MarR family winged helix-turn-helix transcriptional regulator — encoded protein: MDKDVNNVSSLLSKISNDISVYLNGKLVEQGFSGIGSSHGFILYRLAQNGRMTMGEIARCIHKDKSTTTFLIKKLEKEGYIQRQRSENDSRITFIFLTEKGEAYTDATEAISHSLIDTCYTGFSDAEKQTLFSLLRRVEKNFAG
- a CDS encoding ATP-binding cassette domain-containing protein, with translation MNENTQNGFELKNADEESRALSQKTIAALLAEYPFVEDFFVQNRLNELGIFEHKNLTFADFLASVSEERSEEEALHKQELYDSFFDFIIQMKNFLNPDDSQGVRSMTILPGTDKSGANENFTKIELYTSQIISIVGPTGSGKSRLLADIEWAAQKDTPTNRTVLINGKLPDKSIRFSANNKLVAQLSQNMNFIMDLSVEEFLRLHAESRLIQNKDDAVRNIIDAANKLAGERFNPHTAVTALSGGQSRALMIADTAILSSSPIVLIDEIENAGIDRRKALELLVSKEKIVLMATHDPALALYADRRIVIKNGGISAVIETSAQEKEILKELEQTDEKIQAMRTKLRSGERLTEF